CAATATTTCTTGCTCTGACTTGCCCGTCGCTAAACCAGCTAACTGAACTGCTTGGCCTACCTTTTTGAACTTTTCTTTCATCTCTTGCGGAGATGCATTTTCTGCTTTTAGGTCAACAACGACTTTATCTTCCAAAGTAGAGACAGCTATGTCTACCGCGTTTGAGATCTGCTCAATTGCTTCAGCTAGTTTTTCCGCATCAGACTTAGCGTCACCGTCACCTTTACCATCTTTGTTTTCACCTCCAAGACCTTCTTGTAGCTTTTCGCCTTCTCCTAATTGGTCTGACCCCTCACTATCATCATTGTCACTTGGAATTTTGACATCAGGCTGCTCAAGCTCAGTTGTTTGTTGGGTCATATCCTCTGTGACTGAGGGGGCTGGTGATGGGCTAAAGTTCATCTCGAGAACAGTCGTCCCTTCTGGCTGCTCAACAACGGGGATTAGGCGTTGCACACCAAAAGAATCTTTTAAAGAGCCAGAAATTTGTTTGAATTTTGGAACATTCATTTCCGCAAATGACAAAATCATAACAAAGAACGCCATCAAAAGCGTTGCCATATCTGCAAATGTGGCCATCCATGCCGGCGCGCCAGCCGGCGGGCATTTCGGACACTCTTCTTCCTGTTCTTCTTCTTCGATGATGTCTTCTGCCATTAGATCAAGCCGCTGCTAGAGTTTCTTGTTGCTTAGCTGGCAAATTAGAGGCCAGGACGTCTTGGATATTGCGCGGTGATTCACCGCGAGCGATATTGCGCAGACCTTCTACAACCAAGTTACGATAGTTAATTTCATAGGATGTATAGCCTTCCAACTTGGTTTTGATTGGGCCAAAGAAAACATTCGCAAAAAATGCGCCGTATAAAGTGGTCAACAAGGCAACAGCCATTGCCGGACCAATGGCTTTAGGGTCGCTCATATTTCCAAGCATCACAACCAAACCAATAAGTGTACCAATCATTCCCATAGCGGGCGCAATATCTACCCAAGCGCCTAATACCCCATGGATTTGCTCGTGGCGAATTTTCATTGCTGCAATTTCCGCATTAAGTTGTTTCACTAGCTTCGGCTCATCAGCCCCATCAACAAGTAGTTGGAGGCCTTTTTCAAAGAACTTATCAGTGCATTCTTGACCCTCAAGCGCCATCATACCGTCTTTACGTGCGATTGCTGAAAGCTCGACCATCCGCATAATCATCACATCTAGTTTTTTAACGGGAGGAAGGAAACATTTTGCGATGGCGCCAAACTGGCTAAGAAAAACTGGAAGTGGTGCGGTCCACATAACAGCGAAAAATGTACCACCTATAACGATGAGAGTTGATGGAACATCAATAAAAGGTCCAAGACTTCCTGCTGAGGAAATCATTGTGCCTGCGATCATGCCCAACGCGCCGAGCATGCCAATCAAAGAAGCTAAATCCATTGTTTGCACTCTACTTGTTTTTCCAAAAGGGTTGCAAAAGTAGTGCCATATTGAAAAGATTGGCAAACAAGCGAACAAAAATAATGAGATTAGCTGAATAATGAAGTTAAATTTCTTGGTAATTCTAATATTTCTGGTGCTTCAATCTACAACTGTGAGCGCTGACGCTTTAAGGCTGCAACGTGATGGCCCTATTGCAAGAGATTACATGAATAAACTTGAATGGATGCGATGTAGCATTGGGCAAGTTTGGGAAGATGAAACATGCATCGGTGAAGTTAAGATGCTATCTGTGGCCGAAGCAGAAGAAGTCATAAAAAGAATTGAGGGTCAAATGGGTGGTGGCTGGAGATTACCCACGACCAAAGAACTTCGCAGTTTAATCGCAGATGTAGAGATTCCTCCCAAAATTGATAGCAAAACCTTTCCTTTAACCTACGCAGGATCATACTGGTCAGGTGAACAGAGCTTTTATTCTACACAATATCAATGGACTGTAAATTTTTATACAGGCTATTTGTACAACCGGTTTTTTCTTTACCAAAAGAACGCGGTGCGCTTGGTGCGGGAATATACAAAGAAGTAGAAAATTATTTTGCCGCAAACATAAAAGTTGGCTAAATACGTCAGCTGAGCCTGTAAAATTTGCAGACAGCCAATCCTAATGGGTATAGTTTTCCCAAATGGGGCCGCCACATACCCCACCGAACTACTGAACGAAACCTTTAAATCCGATACTTTGAAACGAATATCGAGGGTATCTTGTCGTTAGAACGAGAACTCCGAGGCTTAAAAAGGTGGGTTTACAGAGGTCTACGATGTCTTTTGTGGATAATTTATCACGCTTGATTGTTGGCGGTTCTGAGCCTATGGTCGCGCTAAAAAAGTCGGTAATTGATGTTGCCGAACATAATATTCCAGTGCTTATCACAGGGCCAAGCGGTTCAGGAAAAGAAGTAGTCGCGCAAGCTCTTGCGGAATTTTCCGGGCGTTCAGGACGGCTAATATCCGTCAATTGCGCTTCAATTCCACATAGCCTTTTGGAAGCCGAGTTATTTGGCTACGAAAAAGGAGCCTTTACCGGAGCGGTGAAATCTCACAAGGGCAAATTTGAACAAGCGCACAATGGCACTCTTTTTCTCGACGAAATAGGTGATATGCCTCTCGACTTACAGTCAAAGTTATTGCGAGCTTTGGAAACCAAATGCTTTACGCCGGTCGGCTCATCTAGGGAAGTTGCAGTAGATTTCCGTTTGGTATGCGCCACACACAAAAATCTTTACAGGCAGGTTGTTCTTAAAAATTTCCGATCTGATCTTTTCTTTCGCATAAGTGCCTTTCCAATACGGGTGCCAGCACTTAAAGATCGCTCTGAAGATATTGAAAAGCTAGCGCACCATCTTGCACAGCAATTAACTTCTATACATGTCGAGACGGCGGACTTTGAGATAGAAACGGAAGCGCTGTGGCTGTTAAAGACCTTTTCTTGGCCAGGCAATGTTAGACAATTGAGAAATGTCCTTGAGTGTTTGATTATCCGTTCCGCTGGCAAAAAAATAACTGCTCCGGAAGTTCATCAAGTTCTCAGAGAGCAAAACCGTCAAAACATGCACAATGGTGATGACGGCCTTCAAAAGGCAGAAGTTTTTTTAGAAGATAAATTGAATTCTCCGGTTGATACGATAAACGACTATAGAGCATTTTTTGTATCCAATGGAAAATTGATGATCGCAGAACACCTTAAGTCCGTTGAGCGTGAGGTGGTGACTGCTGCTCTTGTAGCAGCAGAAGATGATATTGATATCGCAGCTAGAATGTTGCACCTATCAGTTGCCGAGTTGGTTGAAAAAAAGCAAGACTTGGGTATTCGAACTAAGCCGTCTTGAATCCAAAAATTCTAATCAAACCATTCCTTGGCTCGGTCAAGTTTTATCAATTGAGGAAATAGAGTGTTGAACTTCATTTAGGGATTGCATAGTACGTCAGCTATTAGACACCCAACTAAAATTAGGTTTTTAGCTTTCTTCATCATTCAAAAATTCAAAAGAAAGAAGTCAAAGTGACAGAAAACAAATTGCGTTCTGATGATGAAATAGACCTGCTGGAACTTTTTATGGCTCTTTGGAGAGGCAAGTGGTTAATCTCTACCTTCGTCACAATCTGCTTTGTTATTGCACTTGGGTATACTCAACTATCACCGAGAGAGTATA
The nucleotide sequence above comes from Rhodobacteraceae bacterium Araon29. Encoded proteins:
- a CDS encoding AAA domain-containing protein, whose translation is MSFVDNLSRLIVGGSEPMVALKKSVIDVAEHNIPVLITGPSGSGKEVVAQALAEFSGRSGRLISVNCASIPHSLLEAELFGYEKGAFTGAVKSHKGKFEQAHNGTLFLDEIGDMPLDLQSKLLRALETKCFTPVGSSREVAVDFRLVCATHKNLYRQVVLKNFRSDLFFRISAFPIRVPALKDRSEDIEKLAHHLAQQLTSIHVETADFEIETEALWLLKTFSWPGNVRQLRNVLECLIIRSAGKKITAPEVHQVLREQNRQNMHNGDDGLQKAEVFLEDKLNSPVDTINDYRAFFVSNGKLMIAEHLKSVEREVVTAALVAAEDDIDIAARMLHLSVAELVEKKQDLGIRTKPS
- a CDS encoding OmpA family protein, giving the protein MAEDIIEEEEQEEECPKCPPAGAPAWMATFADMATLLMAFFVMILSFAEMNVPKFKQISGSLKDSFGVQRLIPVVEQPEGTTVLEMNFSPSPAPSVTEDMTQQTTELEQPDVKIPSDNDDSEGSDQLGEGEKLQEGLGGENKDGKGDGDAKSDAEKLAEAIEQISNAVDIAVSTLEDKVVVDLKAENASPQEMKEKFKKVGQAVQLAGLATGKSEQEILYGGLDQQLNELIEFVSELENELKKLGGRDKETGFTETAQAKQKAQSASDELKVKLQEQIDMGAVNVETRDNKVFVTVGTGGAFPSGSANLTAQAQGIIDKIAQVSDGADNSITVSGHTDDVPITFGALYRDNWDLAAARAASVVQAVEQSGRVAPGRLQAVSYGETKPIASNSSNQGREQNRRIEIELEY
- a CDS encoding DUF1566 domain-containing protein, producing MKLNFLVILIFLVLQSTTVSADALRLQRDGPIARDYMNKLEWMRCSIGQVWEDETCIGEVKMLSVAEAEEVIKRIEGQMGGGWRLPTTKELRSLIADVEIPPKIDSKTFPLTYAGSYWSGEQSFYSTQYQWTVNFYTGYLYNRFFLYQKNAVRLVREYTKK
- a CDS encoding flagellar motor protein PomA (Homologous to MotA in E. coli and Salmonella. With PomB forms the ion channels that couple flagellar rotation to sodium motive force across the membrane and forms the stator elements of the rotary flagellar machine.), whose amino-acid sequence is MDLASLIGMLGALGMIAGTMISSAGSLGPFIDVPSTLIVIGGTFFAVMWTAPLPVFLSQFGAIAKCFLPPVKKLDVMIMRMVELSAIARKDGMMALEGQECTDKFFEKGLQLLVDGADEPKLVKQLNAEIAAMKIRHEQIHGVLGAWVDIAPAMGMIGTLIGLVVMLGNMSDPKAIGPAMAVALLTTLYGAFFANVFFGPIKTKLEGYTSYEINYRNLVVEGLRNIARGESPRNIQDVLASNLPAKQQETLAAA